From Paraburkholderia flava, a single genomic window includes:
- a CDS encoding flagellin domain-containing protein, whose product MLNINTNILSLTTQKNLSGSQNALSQAINRLSSGKRVNSAADDAAGLAIATTQTASINALNQGVLNANNGISMVQTAAGAISSTVDNLQRIRQLAVESGDGSLGTAAQANLQTEVSTRLTEINRVETQTTFNGQNVLGGLGSVQFQVGANANQTITASFGSTTWNASGLGVSALDISTTAGAQAAITAIDAALSQVNSFQATLGATQNTFSAAITNTQTESTNISAAQSQIMDADFASETANLSKAQVLQQAGISVLAQANSLPQQVLKLLQ is encoded by the coding sequence TCCGGCTCGCAAAACGCGCTGTCGCAAGCTATCAACCGCCTGTCGTCGGGCAAACGCGTCAACAGCGCAGCTGACGATGCGGCAGGTCTCGCTATCGCGACGACCCAGACCGCCTCGATCAACGCCCTGAACCAGGGCGTGCTGAACGCGAACAACGGTATCTCGATGGTGCAGACCGCCGCTGGCGCGATCTCGTCGACGGTCGACAACCTGCAGCGTATTCGTCAGCTGGCTGTCGAATCCGGTGACGGCTCGCTCGGCACGGCAGCTCAAGCGAACCTGCAAACGGAAGTCTCCACGCGTCTGACGGAAATTAACCGCGTCGAAACGCAAACGACCTTCAACGGTCAGAACGTGCTCGGCGGTCTCGGCAGCGTGCAGTTCCAGGTCGGCGCGAACGCCAACCAGACCATCACGGCCAGCTTCGGCTCGACGACGTGGAATGCTTCGGGCCTCGGCGTGTCGGCACTCGACATCTCGACGACCGCAGGCGCACAAGCCGCGATCACCGCGATCGACGCAGCGCTGTCGCAAGTGAACAGCTTCCAGGCAACGCTCGGCGCAACGCAAAACACGTTCTCGGCTGCGATCACCAACACGCAAACCGAATCGACGAACATCAGCGCCGCGCAATCGCAGATCATGGACGCCGACTTCGCATCGGAAACGGCGAACCTGAGCAAGGCGCAAGTGCTGCAACAGGCAGGCATCTCGGTGCTGGCCCAGGCGAACTCGCTGCCGCAACAGGTCCTGAAGCTCCTGCAGTAA
- the fliD gene encoding flagellar filament capping protein FliD, producing the protein MATTTPTSSTDLSTALAQAAQSIISGATKSTLDVNQLVSTLVTAKTAAQNAAITNKQGVDNTELTAVGQLKSVLSALETAVSGLSDGTALSAVSATVTGTAITAAAAKTGATPGTSTIDVNTVASADKYSSTGFTSSTTVGTGTLTLSLGSSGTMSVNVDSTNNSITGIAAAINASSNNPGITATVVNGSDGQHLVLTSNSTGAANTVSMTASSGLNSALNTSNMTELQKAQDASLTVDGSPVTSSTNTITGVLNGITINLTPAAAGTSQTLTVATDTTAQTTAITNFVTAYNNYVTTAKSLSSYDSTAAAGSQAGPLLGDSMLNSITNGLASIVSGGISSGGSTFSLASIGLNLQDDGTIVTDTTALQNALTTNPGSVSALFNQTNGMGTLLNNFSNVYVQTSGTIDQRTAAINSDLSSLADQASTLQTYSSTLTAQYNAQFSALNNLLTTTQNNTQYLDQLFGGNGAAGTLNKSS; encoded by the coding sequence ATGGCCACCACGACCCCGACAAGCTCGACCGACCTGAGCACTGCGCTTGCTCAGGCCGCGCAATCCATCATCAGCGGCGCGACCAAGTCGACGCTCGACGTCAATCAGCTCGTGTCGACGCTCGTCACCGCGAAAACCGCGGCACAGAACGCGGCCATCACGAACAAGCAAGGGGTCGACAACACCGAGCTGACCGCGGTCGGACAGTTGAAGTCCGTGTTGTCGGCGCTGGAAACGGCAGTCAGCGGACTGTCGGATGGCACTGCGCTGTCGGCGGTGTCGGCCACCGTGACCGGTACCGCGATCACTGCGGCCGCCGCGAAGACCGGCGCGACGCCAGGCACCTCTACAATCGATGTCAACACCGTTGCGAGCGCGGACAAGTACTCGTCGACCGGCTTCACGAGTTCGACGACCGTCGGCACCGGCACGCTGACGCTGTCGCTCGGATCGAGCGGCACGATGAGCGTCAACGTCGACTCCACGAACAATTCGATCACCGGCATTGCCGCCGCGATCAACGCATCGTCGAACAACCCGGGCATCACGGCGACCGTCGTGAACGGCTCCGACGGCCAGCATCTGGTGCTCACGTCGAACTCCACCGGCGCGGCCAACACCGTTTCGATGACTGCGAGTTCAGGCCTGAACAGCGCGCTCAACACGTCGAACATGACAGAGCTGCAGAAGGCGCAGGACGCGAGCCTGACTGTCGACGGCTCGCCGGTCACCAGCTCGACGAACACGATCACCGGCGTACTGAACGGCATCACGATCAATCTGACGCCCGCGGCCGCCGGCACGTCGCAAACCTTGACCGTCGCGACCGACACCACCGCGCAGACCACCGCGATCACCAACTTCGTCACCGCGTACAACAACTACGTGACGACCGCGAAGTCGCTGTCCTCGTACGATTCGACGGCCGCAGCGGGATCGCAGGCGGGTCCGCTGCTCGGCGACTCGATGCTGAACTCGATCACGAACGGTCTCGCGTCGATCGTCAGCGGCGGCATTTCGAGCGGCGGCAGCACGTTCAGCCTTGCGTCGATCGGTCTGAATCTGCAGGACGACGGCACGATCGTCACCGACACGACCGCGCTGCAAAATGCGTTGACGACGAACCCCGGCAGCGTGTCCGCACTGTTCAACCAGACGAACGGCATGGGCACGCTGCTCAACAACTTCTCGAACGTCTACGTGCAGACGAGCGGCACGATCGACCAGCGCACTGCGGCGATCAATTCCGACCTGTCGAGTCTCGCCGATCAGGCGTCGACGTTGCAGACGTACTCGAGCACGCTGACGGCGCAGTACAACGCGCAATTCAGCGCGCTAAACAACCTGTTGACGACCACGCAGAACAACACGCAGTATCTGGATCAGCTGTTCGGCGGCAATGGCGCCGCGGGTACGCTGAACAAGTCGTCGTAA
- a CDS encoding flagellar protein FliT, whose product MSHEPLSRAHELTQAMNAAAIAGDWVRAAELADERSPLLMSLGAEQTPDALATIRAIQALDADITRVAQQGRDVLADDLHASMRRVEAVSFYHTTGRL is encoded by the coding sequence ATGTCACACGAACCGCTGTCGCGTGCCCACGAACTGACTCAGGCGATGAACGCCGCGGCGATCGCCGGCGACTGGGTGCGTGCCGCCGAACTCGCCGACGAACGCTCGCCGCTGCTGATGTCGCTCGGTGCAGAGCAGACGCCCGACGCGCTCGCGACAATCCGCGCAATCCAGGCACTCGACGCGGACATCACGCGCGTCGCGCAGCAGGGCCGCGATGTGCTGGCGGACGATCTGCACGCATCGATGCGTCGCGTCGAAGCAGTGAGTTTCTATCACACGACCGGGCGGCTCTGA
- a CDS encoding tetratricopeptide repeat protein, which translates to MTATVAQTIEAGAVHHRAGRLAEAEAAYRQVLASNPRHADALHLLGVIAMQTQRYAQSLELIAQAIEIAPNATYYDNLGCMFRQWGKLAAAAECHRQAIALQPAYHRAHDNLGQTLLAQRQTVEAVQCFRAALAINQAFADTHSNLANALCELRDYDGAVHHAQAALALDPSHAEAHNNLGNAFKYLQRLDAAAQHYERALELKPQVAEIYANLGKVLLDQGRFGEAIERFTHALTLRPGWAEAYSGLLFCMSALPGASPADYLAHARAFGRDMAARAQRYTSWLTSHAGTENVLRIGLVSGDLRSHPVGYFVESVIAHLDPARFELIAYATRPDEDALTARVKPRFAAWRDVSTLDDVSAARTIHSDGIHILIDLAGHTNYNRLPVFAWKPAPVQISWLGYFASTGLAEIDYVLGDRHVLPDDEAEHFVERPWRLPDNYLCFTPPDDDVPVAALPASSNGYVTFGCFSDLMKVNDEVVAVWSRVLRALPTARLLLKARQLGDPVVQAATRARFAAHGIEGERVMLEGPSSRAEYLAAHGRIDIGLSPFPYPGGTTTAESAWMGVPVLCRHGDRFLSHLGESVLHAAGLADWIAEDNDDYVAQAVARASDLPKLAALRAGLRAKLLQSPLCDAPRFVGQLEAAFIDMWRSRTA; encoded by the coding sequence ATGACGGCTACTGTTGCACAGACGATCGAGGCGGGTGCCGTGCATCATCGCGCGGGGCGGCTTGCGGAGGCGGAAGCTGCGTACCGGCAAGTGCTGGCATCGAATCCGCGACACGCGGATGCGCTGCATCTGCTGGGGGTAATCGCGATGCAGACGCAGCGCTACGCGCAGTCGCTGGAGCTGATTGCACAGGCGATCGAGATTGCGCCGAACGCGACGTACTACGACAACCTCGGTTGCATGTTTCGTCAGTGGGGCAAGCTTGCGGCTGCGGCGGAGTGTCATCGTCAGGCGATTGCATTGCAGCCCGCGTACCACCGCGCACACGACAACCTCGGCCAGACGCTGCTCGCGCAGCGGCAGACCGTCGAAGCGGTGCAGTGTTTTCGCGCGGCGCTCGCAATCAACCAAGCGTTTGCCGACACGCACAGCAATCTCGCGAACGCGCTGTGTGAATTGCGCGACTACGACGGCGCGGTGCATCACGCGCAGGCGGCGCTCGCACTCGATCCGTCGCACGCGGAAGCGCACAACAATCTGGGCAATGCGTTCAAGTATCTGCAGCGACTCGACGCAGCCGCGCAGCACTACGAGCGTGCGCTTGAACTCAAGCCGCAGGTCGCGGAGATTTACGCGAACCTTGGCAAGGTGCTGCTCGATCAGGGGCGCTTCGGCGAAGCGATCGAGCGGTTCACGCATGCGCTCACGCTGCGGCCTGGGTGGGCAGAGGCGTATAGCGGTCTGCTGTTCTGCATGAGCGCGTTGCCGGGCGCGTCGCCTGCGGACTATCTCGCTCATGCACGTGCGTTTGGTCGCGACATGGCGGCGCGCGCACAGCGCTATACGTCGTGGCTAACGTCGCATGCCGGCACAGAGAACGTGCTGCGCATCGGCCTCGTCTCCGGCGATCTTCGTTCGCATCCGGTCGGCTATTTCGTCGAGAGCGTGATCGCGCATCTCGATCCGGCGCGCTTCGAACTGATCGCCTACGCAACACGTCCGGACGAAGACGCGCTGACCGCCCGCGTCAAACCGCGCTTCGCGGCGTGGCGCGACGTGAGCACGCTCGATGACGTGTCCGCCGCGCGCACGATCCACAGCGACGGTATTCACATACTCATTGATCTGGCCGGGCACACGAACTACAACCGGTTACCGGTCTTCGCGTGGAAACCGGCGCCGGTACAGATCAGCTGGCTTGGCTATTTCGCATCGACGGGGCTCGCGGAAATCGACTATGTGCTCGGCGATCGCCACGTGCTGCCCGACGACGAAGCAGAACATTTCGTCGAGCGTCCATGGCGTTTGCCCGATAACTATCTCTGTTTCACACCGCCTGACGATGATGTGCCGGTCGCTGCGTTGCCCGCATCGTCGAATGGGTACGTCACCTTCGGCTGCTTCAGCGATCTAATGAAGGTGAATGACGAAGTGGTCGCGGTGTGGTCGCGCGTGCTGCGTGCGTTGCCGACGGCGCGTCTGCTGCTGAAGGCGAGGCAATTGGGCGATCCCGTCGTTCAAGCAGCAACGCGTGCGCGTTTTGCCGCGCACGGAATCGAAGGCGAGCGTGTGATGCTCGAAGGACCGTCGTCGCGTGCCGAGTATCTCGCCGCACATGGGCGGATCGACATCGGCTTGAGTCCGTTCCCATACCCCGGCGGCACCACGACGGCAGAAAGCGCATGGATGGGTGTGCCGGTGCTGTGCCGACACGGCGATCGCTTCCTGTCGCATCTCGGCGAGAGCGTATTGCATGCGGCGGGTCTCGCGGACTGGATCGCCGAGGACAACGACGACTATGTCGCGCAAGCGGTGGCCCGTGCGAGCGACTTGCCGAAGCTCGCCGCATTGCGTGCTGGCTTGCGCGCGAAACTGCTGCAATCGCCGCTGTGCGATGCACCGCGTTTCGTCGGGCAGCTTGAAGCGGCGTTTATCGATATGTGGCGCAGCCGGACCGCATAG
- a CDS encoding tetratricopeptide repeat protein: MSTIPSTDPGVSAPPESIETGLAHQHAGRFAEAAAIYREILRAQPNHADALHLLGLVAYHEGRLEEAVEWIMRAIGVSPNAMFYGNLGNALGGLDRHAAAAECYRQALALKPDYVHAHNNLGNTLRAQGQYDAAVQSFRRVIELQPDYAQAYNNLANALVDLGDLDGAIAYYRKTIELQPDFAEPHSNLLFILSYREATSSAEYLDEALRFGDRVAALAQPFTDWPAFTETTEANANTRPLRVGFVSGDLKTHPVGHFLESILAHLDPRRIAAIAYPTRRDEDELTVRIKPCFAAWTSLAGLTDEAAARRIRDDRIDVLVDLSGHTVHNRLPVFAWRPAPVQVSWLGYFASTGLRAIDYVLADRHVVPDSEETQFVERIWRLPDSYLCFTPPVQQADIGPLPMQTNGTVTFGCFNHLMKMNDTVVDAWARILHAVPGSRLFLKAKQLDNALARETTLQRFATLGIDNSRLTLEGRSPRGEYLDSYNRVDIALSPFPYPGGTVSVEGLWMGVPVLCRRGDRFLSHLCESLLQSAGLEDWIATDTDDYIAKAIAFAANPSRLMTLRKNLRTQIAASPLCDAPRFAKHLEAAFTEMYRARVASAAQKPAMPLKPARVPNAQTIRRMLDDALKHHQAGRLAEAHALYQQILAVLPKHADALHFSGLLACQIGEYSAGIALIRESIAASPSPSAIYANNLGNMLRENGALPDAIDSYRRAVALKRDYAEAHNNLGNALREAGDAAAAMESCATAISLRPGYAEAYNNLGNALKDLEQLEAAALSYGKAIEARPDYAEAHNNLGNVLRKQGHLDAAIECYRASIAAAPTLAVAHNSLGSALSERGEYRAAIDCFATVAALQPERVDAHNTLGNALNGQGRLDEAVAAYECAIAADPQFPDAYHNLANALRRMGRAQQALALSRKAIALKDDVPSFHNNLGTILADLNEFDAAVESYRKALALDPDYAESHTCVLFGQSYASGWSAEQHLRDARYFGERMTALARPHVHRRDANDLASAVRPLRIGFVSADLRKHPVGYFLESVLAHLDRSRIVPVAYSNAFLHDELTARLQPRFAGWRNIVDVDDETVAKQIRDDRIDILVDLSGHTGRNRLPVFAWKPAPVQVSWLGYFATTGIAEMDYVLADRHVLPPGEENQYVEQLWRLPDSYLCFTLPEREVEIGPLPAFAHGGITFGNLNNQKKLNDRVIAVWSRILHALPGSRLLLKNHQLNEPWTRQSTLERFAAHGIATERLLLEGPSPRDEYFATFNRVDLALDPFPYPGGTTSVEGLWMGVPVLGRRGDRFLSHLGETVLQTAGLSDWIADSDDDYVAKAIAFASDLPKLAALRAGLRAQLLASPLCDARRYARNLEDVFAQMWARWLDA; encoded by the coding sequence ATGAGCACGATCCCTTCAACCGATCCAGGTGTATCCGCGCCGCCCGAGTCGATCGAAACCGGTCTCGCGCATCAGCACGCCGGTCGCTTCGCCGAGGCCGCCGCGATCTATCGCGAGATTCTGCGCGCGCAGCCGAACCACGCGGATGCACTGCATCTGCTGGGACTCGTCGCGTATCACGAAGGGCGGCTCGAGGAAGCGGTCGAATGGATCATGCGCGCGATCGGCGTCAGCCCGAACGCGATGTTCTACGGCAACCTCGGCAATGCGCTCGGCGGCCTGGACCGGCATGCGGCGGCGGCCGAATGCTACCGGCAGGCACTCGCCTTAAAGCCCGACTACGTCCACGCGCACAACAACCTCGGCAACACGCTGCGCGCCCAAGGCCAGTACGACGCAGCCGTGCAGAGCTTTCGTCGCGTGATCGAACTGCAGCCGGACTACGCGCAGGCGTACAACAATCTCGCGAATGCGCTCGTCGATCTCGGCGATCTGGACGGCGCAATCGCGTACTACCGCAAGACGATCGAACTGCAGCCCGACTTCGCGGAACCGCACAGCAACCTGCTGTTCATTCTGAGCTATCGCGAGGCCACATCGTCAGCGGAGTATCTCGACGAAGCGCTGCGTTTCGGCGATCGCGTAGCCGCATTGGCGCAACCGTTCACCGACTGGCCGGCGTTTACCGAAACAACCGAGGCAAACGCCAACACGCGACCACTACGCGTCGGTTTCGTGTCCGGTGATCTGAAGACGCATCCGGTCGGCCACTTCCTCGAAAGCATCCTCGCGCATCTCGACCCGCGTCGCATCGCGGCCATCGCGTATCCGACGCGTCGCGACGAAGACGAACTGACCGTGCGCATCAAGCCGTGCTTCGCTGCATGGACGTCGCTCGCTGGTCTCACCGACGAAGCGGCGGCGCGTCGCATCCGCGACGATCGCATCGACGTGCTCGTCGATCTGTCGGGCCACACCGTGCACAACCGGCTGCCGGTTTTTGCGTGGCGGCCCGCGCCGGTGCAGGTCAGCTGGCTCGGCTACTTCGCGAGTACCGGGCTGCGCGCGATCGACTACGTGCTCGCCGACCGCCACGTCGTACCCGACAGCGAGGAAACGCAATTCGTCGAGCGCATCTGGCGGCTACCAGATAGCTATCTATGTTTCACGCCGCCCGTCCAGCAAGCCGACATCGGTCCGCTGCCGATGCAAACGAACGGCACGGTCACGTTCGGCTGCTTCAACCATCTGATGAAGATGAACGACACGGTCGTCGATGCATGGGCGCGCATTCTGCACGCGGTGCCCGGTTCGAGGCTGTTCCTGAAAGCGAAGCAACTCGACAATGCGCTCGCACGCGAAACCACGCTGCAACGCTTCGCGACGCTCGGCATCGATAACTCGCGATTAACACTCGAAGGACGTTCGCCACGTGGCGAATATCTCGACTCGTATAACCGCGTCGACATCGCGTTGAGTCCGTTTCCGTATCCCGGCGGCACGGTGAGTGTCGAAGGGTTGTGGATGGGCGTGCCCGTGTTGTGCCGACGCGGCGATCGCTTCCTGTCGCATCTGTGCGAGAGCTTGCTGCAGTCGGCGGGTCTCGAAGACTGGATCGCCACCGATACCGACGACTACATCGCGAAGGCAATCGCGTTCGCCGCAAACCCGTCGCGACTCATGACGTTGCGCAAAAACCTGCGCACGCAGATCGCCGCGTCGCCGCTGTGCGACGCACCACGCTTCGCGAAGCATCTCGAAGCAGCGTTCACAGAGATGTACCGCGCACGCGTCGCGTCCGCTGCGCAGAAACCTGCCATGCCACTGAAACCTGCCCGCGTGCCGAACGCGCAAACCATCCGCCGCATGCTCGACGATGCACTCAAACATCATCAAGCAGGAAGACTCGCCGAAGCCCACGCGCTCTATCAACAGATCCTCGCGGTACTCCCGAAGCACGCCGACGCGCTGCACTTCTCCGGCCTGCTCGCCTGCCAGATCGGCGAATACAGTGCGGGGATCGCGCTGATTCGCGAATCGATCGCAGCGAGCCCGTCGCCGAGCGCGATCTACGCGAACAACCTCGGCAACATGCTGCGCGAAAACGGCGCATTGCCCGACGCGATCGACAGCTACCGACGCGCAGTCGCACTAAAACGCGACTACGCGGAAGCGCACAACAACCTCGGCAACGCGTTGCGCGAAGCCGGCGATGCAGCCGCCGCGATGGAGAGCTGCGCGACCGCAATCTCGTTGCGGCCCGGCTACGCAGAGGCATACAACAACCTCGGCAACGCGTTAAAGGATCTGGAGCAACTCGAAGCCGCCGCGCTGAGCTACGGCAAGGCAATCGAAGCGCGGCCCGATTACGCGGAAGCACACAACAATCTCGGCAACGTGCTGCGCAAGCAAGGGCATCTCGATGCAGCGATCGAATGCTATCGCGCGAGCATCGCAGCTGCGCCGACGCTTGCCGTGGCGCACAACAGTCTCGGCAGCGCGTTGAGCGAGCGCGGCGAATATCGCGCGGCGATCGACTGCTTCGCGACGGTCGCCGCGTTGCAGCCCGAGCGCGTCGACGCGCACAACACGCTCGGCAATGCGTTGAACGGGCAGGGCCGTCTCGACGAAGCGGTGGCCGCCTACGAATGCGCGATCGCTGCCGACCCGCAATTCCCCGACGCGTATCACAACCTCGCGAACGCGCTACGTCGCATGGGCCGCGCGCAACAGGCGCTCGCTTTGAGTCGCAAGGCGATCGCGTTGAAGGACGACGTGCCGTCGTTCCACAACAACCTCGGCACGATCCTCGCCGATCTGAACGAATTCGACGCGGCGGTCGAGAGCTATCGAAAAGCGCTCGCACTCGATCCGGATTACGCGGAGTCGCACACGTGCGTGCTGTTCGGGCAGTCGTACGCATCGGGCTGGTCGGCGGAGCAGCACTTGCGCGACGCGCGCTATTTCGGCGAGCGCATGACCGCGCTCGCGCGGCCTCATGTGCATCGGCGCGACGCGAACGATCTTGCCAGCGCGGTGCGTCCGCTGCGGATCGGTTTCGTATCGGCGGATCTGCGCAAGCATCCGGTCGGCTATTTTCTCGAGAGCGTGCTCGCGCATCTGGACCGCTCGCGCATCGTGCCCGTCGCGTATTCGAATGCGTTCCTGCACGACGAACTGACCGCGCGATTGCAGCCGCGCTTTGCGGGCTGGCGCAATATCGTCGATGTCGACGACGAGACGGTTGCGAAGCAGATCCGCGACGACCGCATCGATATCCTCGTCGACCTCTCGGGCCACACGGGACGCAACCGTCTGCCGGTGTTCGCATGGAAGCCGGCGCCGGTGCAGGTCAGCTGGCTCGGCTACTTCGCGACGACGGGCATCGCCGAAATGGATTACGTGCTTGCTGATCGGCACGTGCTGCCGCCAGGCGAAGAAAACCAGTACGTCGAACAGCTGTGGCGTTTGCCGGATAGCTATCTATGTTTCACGCTGCCCGAACGCGAAGTGGAGATCGGGCCGCTGCCCGCGTTCGCGCATGGCGGCATCACGTTCGGCAATCTGAACAACCAGAAGAAGCTCAACGACCGCGTGATCGCCGTGTGGTCGCGCATCCTGCATGCGCTGCCGGGTTCGCGTCTGCTGTTGAAGAACCATCAACTGAACGAGCCGTGGACGCGTCAGAGCACGCTCGAGCGTTTCGCCGCACATGGCATCGCGACCGAGCGCTTGCTGCTCGAAGGACCGTCCCCTCGCGACGAATACTTCGCGACGTTCAACCGCGTCGATCTCGCGCTGGACCCGTTCCCGTACCCCGGCGGCACGACGAGCGTCGAAGGTCTGTGGATGGGCGTGCCCGTGCTCGGTCGACGTGGCGACCGTTTCCTGTCGCACCTCGGCGAAACGGTGTTGCAGACGGCGGGCCTGTCCGACTGGATCGCCGACAGCGACGACGACTACGTCGCGAAGGCAATCGCGTTCGCCAGCGATCTGCCGAAGCTCGCCGCATTGCGCGCAGGACTGCGCGCGCAGTTGCTCGCGTCGCCGCTGTGCGATGCGCGGCGCTACGCGCGCAATCTCGAAGACGTGTTCGCGCAGATGTGGGCGCGCTGGCTCGACGCATGA
- a CDS encoding TIGR04255 family protein, giving the protein MQHKRYAKPPIVEAVIDLQTRTNHQPSLDRLTKFRESVVERFPIASPLASMTFVLPVPGQALGQAPVVPTDFANQQVGFRLATSDNSRVLQVQHLGFSFSHLSLYTCWEDFAGEALDLWNRYVEICEPESVVRVATRFINKIRIPEERFELEDYFKLYPTFPREVNDVITGVFMQLRQPLLTVPRALATLNFSDTVENAGTPAAHSAFVLDFDLATEGAWGPSDGETWSVLEEFRRVKNTYFESAITDKCRSLFQ; this is encoded by the coding sequence ATGCAACATAAGCGATACGCCAAACCGCCAATCGTCGAAGCAGTCATCGACTTGCAAACGCGGACGAATCATCAGCCTAGCTTGGACAGATTGACCAAGTTTCGTGAGAGTGTCGTCGAACGTTTTCCGATCGCGTCCCCCCTTGCTTCAATGACCTTCGTCCTACCGGTGCCGGGACAGGCACTAGGACAGGCGCCGGTCGTCCCAACGGATTTCGCGAATCAGCAAGTTGGTTTCCGTTTAGCAACATCTGATAACAGTCGCGTCCTACAAGTTCAGCATCTGGGCTTTAGTTTTAGCCATCTGAGCTTATATACCTGCTGGGAGGATTTTGCCGGAGAAGCGCTCGATTTGTGGAACCGATACGTGGAGATTTGCGAGCCCGAGTCTGTCGTCCGGGTTGCCACTCGTTTTATCAACAAGATCAGAATACCGGAGGAGCGGTTCGAACTTGAGGATTACTTTAAGCTCTATCCGACTTTTCCCAGAGAAGTGAACGATGTCATAACCGGTGTGTTCATGCAATTGCGGCAACCTCTTCTAACTGTTCCCAGGGCGCTCGCGACCCTTAATTTTTCGGATACTGTCGAAAACGCCGGAACGCCAGCCGCTCATTCTGCATTCGTACTTGATTTTGACTTGGCAACAGAAGGGGCTTGGGGGCCGTCAGATGGTGAGACGTGGAGTGTTTTGGAAGAATTTCGCCGCGTAAAGAATACATATTTTGAATCGGCCATTACGGATAAATGTAGGAGCCTATTTCAATGA